One Candidatus Cloacimonadaceae bacterium genomic window carries:
- the ispG gene encoding flavodoxin-dependent (E)-4-hydroxy-3-methylbut-2-enyl-diphosphate synthase: MSDIKRRKTRQISLGGILIGGDAPISIQSMLSVRTSDIGEARQQLIRLQTAGCDIIRFSVVDLDDAAAIPILKRISSMPMVADIHFDHRLALAAMDGGIDGLRINPGNIEKRNHVETLVAAAKDRGVPIRIGVNSGSLPRDLLDKYGLTANAMVEAALRHVRILEDLNYDRIKISVKASHVPLMLESYRLLSAKCDYPLHLGITESGTLLSGSVKSSLALGILLAEGIGDTIRVSLTSDPVQEVIVAKEILKALELRKGLNIISCPTCGRTRIDLIALTEKVETALQKYADLPITVAVMGCAVNGPGEAREADYGIAGGDGEGLLFAHGKIVKKVPEDRLVEELMALIESDVIAD, encoded by the coding sequence ATGAGTGATATAAAGCGTAGAAAAACACGTCAGATCAGCCTTGGCGGCATTCTCATCGGAGGAGACGCTCCGATCAGCATTCAGAGTATGCTTTCGGTGCGAACATCCGATATCGGCGAAGCTCGGCAGCAACTAATTCGTCTTCAGACAGCGGGTTGCGATATCATACGGTTCAGTGTGGTTGATCTTGACGATGCTGCCGCGATTCCGATATTGAAGAGGATCAGTTCCATGCCGATGGTGGCGGATATCCATTTTGACCACCGTTTGGCTTTGGCGGCAATGGATGGCGGCATCGACGGCTTGCGCATCAACCCTGGAAACATTGAAAAGCGCAATCACGTGGAAACTCTTGTGGCGGCAGCCAAGGATCGCGGCGTTCCAATCCGCATTGGCGTCAACAGTGGTTCTTTACCTCGCGATCTACTTGATAAATATGGACTTACTGCGAATGCGATGGTTGAGGCGGCGCTGCGGCACGTTCGCATCCTTGAAGACCTGAATTATGACCGCATCAAGATCTCCGTCAAGGCTTCACACGTGCCCTTGATGCTGGAAAGCTACCGTCTTTTGAGCGCCAAGTGCGATTATCCGCTGCATCTTGGCATCACTGAATCCGGCACTTTGCTTTCCGGCAGCGTCAAATCCTCCCTCGCGTTGGGAATCCTGCTTGCCGAAGGGATCGGGGATACGATCCGCGTGTCCCTGACCTCCGATCCGGTGCAGGAAGTGATTGTGGCAAAAGAGATTCTGAAGGCGTTGGAGCTTCGCAAAGGACTCAATATCATCTCCTGTCCCACTTGCGGACGCACCCGCATCGATCTGATCGCTTTAACCGAAAAGGTGGAAACAGCATTGCAGAAATATGCCGATCTGCCTATCACCGTTGCGGTTATGGGCTGCGCAGTGAACGGACCCGGAGAGGCGCGCGAAGCGGATTATGGCATCGCCGGTGGAGATGGAGAAGGCTTGCTTTTTGCGCACGGCAAGATCGTCAAAAAAGTGCCGGAGGACAGACTGGTAGAGGAACTGATGGCATTGATCGAATCTGACGTCATAGCGGATTAG
- a CDS encoding chromate transporter yields the protein MLWQIFKTFFKIGALTIGGAYAMIPLIRDEVCFKRRWISDDEFLDGLAAAQSCPGPLAVNLAVYLGIQIRGRNGMAMAVLGTLLPSTISIILIASVFTRYAHLDAIQRVFHALRPAVVALIAVPLIQMTKKAGINAGNFWFPLLSAALVAIFFISPVYLIALTILFAVLQSLRRQRRKA from the coding sequence ATGCTCTGGCAGATATTCAAAACCTTCTTCAAAATCGGGGCACTCACAATCGGCGGAGCCTATGCGATGATCCCTCTGATCCGCGACGAAGTCTGTTTCAAGCGCCGGTGGATTAGTGACGATGAATTTCTGGACGGTCTTGCGGCAGCGCAATCCTGTCCCGGTCCGCTCGCGGTCAACCTGGCAGTCTATCTCGGTATTCAGATCCGGGGCAGAAACGGAATGGCGATGGCGGTCTTGGGAACTTTATTGCCCTCGACGATCAGCATTATTCTAATCGCTTCCGTATTTACGCGTTATGCGCATTTGGATGCGATACAGCGGGTGTTTCATGCCTTGAGACCTGCTGTGGTGGCTTTGATCGCCGTTCCTCTGATCCAAATGACGAAAAAGGCGGGGATCAATGCCGGCAATTTCTGGTTTCCGCTGCTCTCTGCCGCGTTGGTGGCGATATTTTTTATCAGCCCCGTCTATCTGATCGCTTTAACGATCCTCTTTGCGGTGCTGCAAAGCTTGCGCAGGCAGCGGAGAAAAGCATGA
- a CDS encoding carbon-nitrogen hydrolase family protein, with the protein MKVALCVFPIYSTIRKALGVMQEKIVQAVSLGCELIVFPEACLSGLDITGVPEKDTKLSLAINSREIQSLRNMAQKLSIHICFGFLELTDGKVYDSAVLIDDKGDIVIHYRRISPGWLLPGMSEEFNPCGDTVEYADTKFGKTTLIVCGDLFDASITDQVNAEKPDLSLHIMARSYPVSDETQPKWDAWELPYYTDEWTKLGGLVLSVNAIQAMFRDGHDAYCGGAWVFSREAGLLASHSLLDDSLFIHEV; encoded by the coding sequence ATGAAAGTCGCTCTGTGCGTGTTTCCTATTTACTCGACAATCCGCAAAGCGCTTGGGGTGATGCAGGAAAAGATCGTCCAGGCTGTGAGTCTGGGGTGCGAGCTGATCGTATTCCCCGAAGCCTGTTTGAGCGGTCTGGACATCACCGGTGTGCCGGAAAAAGATACCAAACTCAGCCTCGCTATCAATTCCCGTGAAATCCAATCATTACGGAATATGGCACAAAAACTAAGCATCCATATTTGTTTTGGTTTCCTGGAGCTTACGGATGGGAAGGTCTATGACAGCGCGGTTTTGATTGACGACAAAGGCGATATCGTCATTCATTATCGCAGAATCAGTCCCGGATGGCTCCTGCCCGGGATGAGCGAAGAATTCAATCCATGTGGAGACACTGTCGAGTATGCGGACACGAAGTTTGGCAAGACGACCCTGATCGTCTGTGGAGACCTTTTCGATGCTTCGATTACGGATCAGGTCAACGCTGAAAAACCGGATTTGTCCCTTCACATCATGGCTCGCAGCTATCCCGTCTCAGATGAAACTCAACCAAAGTGGGATGCCTGGGAGCTACCCTATTACACAGATGAATGGACAAAGCTTGGCGGTTTGGTGCTCTCCGTCAACGCCATCCAAGCGATGTTCAGAGACGGGCACGATGCCTATTGTGGCGGAGCCTGGGTTTTCTCAAGGGAAGCCGGATTGCTTGCATCGCATTCACTTCTGGACGATAGCCTCTTTATCCATGAGGTATGA
- a CDS encoding MFS transporter — MNKYISTCACFVVMLCLGGVYAWSVFAHELRISVGFTNAQAQLIFGTLICVFPVSMIFVAKLAEKLSPRQLITISALFYSCGYIIAGFSQGSFLLVLMGIGVLGGIGTGFGYLVSITTPARWFPEKSGSITGIVTAGFGFAALILSYFANKLLLQGYHVLEIFKVLGVVYGLLLLTMSFMVKSPDSISLSDKVKFRNLINNKAFYKLLIGIFLGTFAGLLIIGNLRSIGAVHNVPNNTLIMGVSILAIANFLGRISWGGISDHLGANLTIFFSLALQGIAIYLLNYVAITSETYLMLSLLVGFGFGGNFVLFAKKTAKVFGMDNLLAVYPYVFVGYAIGGIFGPATGGYLYDMYGNFDAAIYLAAFASMAGAAIFVFSRKQMVN, encoded by the coding sequence ATGAATAAATACATCTCAACATGCGCTTGCTTTGTGGTTATGCTATGTCTTGGCGGCGTTTACGCATGGAGCGTTTTTGCCCATGAGCTTCGTATCAGCGTGGGATTTACCAATGCCCAAGCGCAGCTTATATTTGGCACTCTTATCTGCGTATTTCCGGTCAGTATGATATTTGTCGCCAAGCTGGCGGAAAAGCTGTCTCCCCGCCAACTCATCACAATTTCCGCGCTGTTCTATAGCTGCGGATACATTATAGCCGGTTTTTCGCAGGGTAGCTTTTTATTGGTGCTGATGGGGATTGGAGTTTTGGGTGGCATTGGAACCGGTTTTGGCTATCTGGTATCAATCACGACTCCGGCAAGGTGGTTCCCTGAAAAAAGCGGATCGATAACCGGTATTGTTACCGCGGGGTTTGGTTTCGCCGCCCTAATTCTATCTTATTTTGCCAATAAATTGCTCCTGCAAGGCTATCATGTCCTTGAGATTTTTAAAGTACTCGGGGTGGTGTATGGATTGCTGCTGCTGACAATGTCTTTTATGGTAAAATCTCCTGATTCCATCTCGCTATCCGACAAAGTCAAATTTCGGAATCTAATCAATAACAAAGCTTTCTACAAGCTCTTGATCGGGATTTTCTTAGGCACTTTTGCAGGTTTGCTGATCATCGGAAATCTCAGATCGATTGGTGCAGTCCACAATGTCCCCAACAATACTTTGATTATGGGAGTATCCATCCTGGCAATAGCCAATTTTCTTGGCAGGATTTCATGGGGAGGCATTAGCGATCATCTTGGGGCAAATCTAACCATATTTTTCTCACTTGCTCTCCAGGGAATAGCGATTTATTTGCTCAATTATGTGGCGATAACTTCCGAAACCTATCTAATGCTTTCTTTATTGGTTGGTTTTGGGTTTGGTGGAAACTTCGTGCTTTTTGCCAAAAAAACAGCCAAGGTATTTGGCATGGACAATCTGTTAGCCGTATATCCATACGTGTTTGTGGGATACGCCATCGGTGGAATATTTGGTCCCGCGACCGGCGGTTATCTGTATGATATGTATGGTAACTTCGACGCTGCCATTTATCTGGCTGCTTTCGCAAGTATGGCAGGGGCAGCCATTTTTGTGTTTTCACGCAAACAAATGGTGAATTAA
- a CDS encoding 5-(carboxyamino)imidazole ribonucleotide synthase, producing the protein MLNSLKLGIIAGGQLAKMLVQEASKWDIVTFVLDNEQNCPASGVASVFIQGDHRDYAAVYDFGKQVDLLTFEIESVNIGALLKLKSEGVQIVPDPSVLEIIQDKGTQKQFFADHEIITSPFQLCKSKAEIIEAIACNRIRYPFVQKARKGGYDGRGVVIINAENELKDIMDCDSVIESKIDVSKEISVIAARNRQGEIRCFPAVELIIEQEANLVEKLLCPARFSPTLAKKAESIALEVIKKLNMEGLLAVELFIDQHDDIYVNEVSPRPHNSGHHTIESVATSQFEQHLRAIFNLPLGSTSVIMPSVMLNLLGEKGFTGPVVYRGIAESLAIEGVKIHLYGKQITSYNRKMGHVTILSTSLEDALQKALTVKKLIKVQS; encoded by the coding sequence ATGTTAAATAGTTTAAAGTTAGGAATTATAGCCGGTGGACAACTGGCAAAAATGCTGGTTCAAGAAGCCAGTAAATGGGATATAGTCACTTTTGTCCTCGATAATGAGCAGAATTGTCCGGCAAGCGGTGTTGCCTCGGTTTTTATTCAAGGCGACCATCGTGACTATGCAGCAGTGTATGATTTTGGGAAACAGGTTGATTTGTTGACATTCGAGATTGAGAGCGTAAACATTGGTGCCTTGTTAAAACTGAAATCGGAAGGCGTTCAGATAGTCCCAGACCCATCGGTTCTCGAAATTATCCAAGATAAAGGCACTCAAAAGCAGTTTTTTGCTGATCATGAGATCATCACATCTCCGTTTCAATTGTGCAAATCCAAGGCGGAGATCATTGAAGCCATAGCTTGTAATCGAATCCGCTATCCTTTTGTACAGAAAGCTCGGAAAGGGGGTTATGACGGACGGGGAGTAGTGATTATCAATGCGGAAAATGAGCTGAAAGATATTATGGATTGTGATTCCGTAATCGAAAGCAAAATCGACGTCTCCAAAGAAATATCGGTGATAGCCGCCAGAAATAGACAAGGAGAAATCCGTTGTTTCCCCGCTGTGGAATTGATTATAGAGCAAGAGGCAAATCTTGTGGAGAAATTACTCTGCCCGGCGAGATTCAGTCCAACCTTAGCAAAAAAGGCAGAATCGATAGCTTTGGAAGTGATCAAGAAATTGAATATGGAAGGGTTATTGGCGGTCGAGCTATTTATCGACCAGCATGACGATATCTATGTGAACGAAGTATCTCCCCGTCCCCACAACAGCGGACACCATACCATTGAAAGTGTGGCTACATCTCAATTTGAGCAACACCTCAGGGCGATATTCAATCTTCCGCTTGGCAGCACAAGTGTAATTATGCCCTCTGTGATGCTAAACTTATTGGGAGAAAAAGGATTTACAGGACCTGTAGTGTATCGGGGAATAGCCGAAAGCTTGGCGATAGAGGGTGTAAAAATCCACCTCTACGGAAAACAAATTACGAGCTACAATCGTAAAATGGGGCATGTAACGATACTGTCAACAAGCTTGGAGGATGCCCTGCAAAAAGCCCTGACAGTCAAAAAACTCATCAAGGTGCAATCATGA
- a CDS encoding chromate transporter, which produces MIPLAMIFSFMKIGLFSFGGGYAILAMIQQETVIKHGWLTQAEFTDIVAISQMTPGPIAINAATFIGFQKGGILGSVVCTFSLILPSLVIMLAITLTYMKLKHQPWFKNVMQKLRWLSLGLIGAAMILIGQSSFGDVFSVGVFLLCFTIYMRFKINPFYMLLGAGVVGFFFG; this is translated from the coding sequence ATGATCCCGTTGGCTATGATATTCAGTTTCATGAAGATAGGATTGTTCAGCTTCGGCGGGGGCTACGCGATTTTGGCGATGATCCAACAGGAAACAGTGATCAAGCACGGCTGGCTCACACAAGCGGAATTCACAGACATCGTCGCGATCTCGCAAATGACTCCGGGACCGATCGCGATCAATGCCGCCACCTTCATCGGTTTTCAAAAAGGCGGAATCCTCGGCAGTGTTGTTTGCACCTTTTCGCTGATCTTGCCCTCGCTGGTGATCATGCTGGCTATCACCTTGACCTACATGAAGTTGAAACATCAGCCCTGGTTCAAGAACGTGATGCAGAAACTGCGCTGGCTGAGCCTGGGATTGATCGGCGCGGCGATGATCCTGATCGGACAAAGCAGCTTTGGCGATGTCTTTTCGGTGGGAGTGTTTTTGCTGTGTTTTACGATCTACATGCGTTTCAAGATCAATCCTTTCTATATGTTGCTGGGTGCGGGAGTGGTCGGATTCTTCTTTGGTTGA
- a CDS encoding Fic family protein, with protein sequence MKFEEFKSGVYKKQYQYSSFLPAKINQVWTWEDPRVNVLLEQATQSLGELNAFSLIVPNVNLFIQMHILKEANTSSRIEGTNTEIEDVILDEDLVLPEKRDDWIEVQNYVNAINFAIEKLDTLPLSLRLIRETHSILMHSVRGENKTPGEFRRSQNWIGGSSLSDAAFIPPHIEDMPDMLGDFESFLHNVNINTPHLIKCAIMHYQFETIHPFLDGNGRIGRLLITLYLVRNRLLNKPTLYISDYFDSHRGAYYDALTRVRESHDLGHWVRFFLQSVIVTAEKGKTTFNRILELHRNTENEIVTLGRQASHARKLIIHMYQSPIITVKNAKLLLNLNYASVNHLISRLVEIGILREITGYARNRVFIFEKYVSVF encoded by the coding sequence ATGAAGTTTGAAGAATTCAAATCGGGAGTTTACAAGAAACAGTATCAATACAGTAGTTTCCTGCCTGCCAAGATCAATCAAGTATGGACTTGGGAGGATCCACGCGTCAACGTGTTGCTGGAACAAGCAACCCAATCTTTGGGAGAATTGAACGCTTTCTCGCTGATCGTGCCCAATGTTAATCTATTTATACAGATGCATATTCTGAAAGAGGCAAACACATCCAGCCGCATTGAGGGGACAAATACGGAAATTGAAGACGTTATCTTGGATGAGGATTTGGTGTTGCCGGAAAAAAGGGACGACTGGATTGAGGTTCAAAATTATGTTAATGCAATTAATTTCGCTATTGAGAAATTGGACACACTACCTTTATCTCTAAGATTGATCAGGGAAACTCACTCGATATTAATGCACAGTGTTCGGGGAGAGAATAAAACACCAGGCGAGTTTCGTAGAAGCCAGAACTGGATTGGTGGTTCATCGCTTTCTGACGCAGCTTTCATACCACCGCATATCGAAGATATGCCAGATATGTTGGGCGATTTTGAGAGTTTTCTGCATAATGTAAACATAAATACTCCTCACTTGATCAAATGCGCGATTATGCATTATCAGTTTGAGACCATACACCCGTTTTTGGACGGGAATGGCCGCATCGGCAGGCTGCTCATTACTCTTTATCTGGTTCGCAACAGGCTTTTGAATAAACCTACATTATATATCTCGGATTATTTTGACAGTCATAGAGGAGCATATTACGATGCGCTAACAAGGGTCAGGGAATCTCATGATCTGGGGCACTGGGTTAGGTTCTTTTTACAGTCTGTGATCGTTACGGCAGAAAAAGGGAAGACCACTTTTAACAGAATCCTCGAGCTTCATAGAAACACGGAAAATGAGATTGTGACACTTGGGAGACAAGCTTCTCATGCCAGAAAACTGATTATCCACATGTATCAGTCTCCTATCATCACCGTAAAAAATGCCAAGTTGTTGCTGAACCTGAACTATGCATCTGTAAATCATCTGATTAGCAGATTGGTTGAAATTGGAATTCTTCGTGAGATTACCGGTTATGCCAGAAATCGTGTGTTTATATTTGAAAAGTATGTAAGCGTTTTCTGA
- the purE gene encoding 5-(carboxyamino)imidazole ribonucleotide mutase — protein sequence MKKLCVSIIMGSNSDMPIMKQAAEILDFFDIGYEIDIVSAHRTPQKLFHYAANAHKRDIQVIIAGAGGAAHLPGMVAAISPLPVIGVPIKSSNSIDGWDSVLSILQMPNGVPVATVALNGSKNAGILAAQIVSVGNPEIREKIINYKKYLEKQVIDAASAIDRSGKDGFFNGGTLVIASRHSKETIIAPLCEREPGVRCIVAEDSIVVSGQKTLENPR from the coding sequence ATGAAAAAACTATGCGTAAGTATTATCATGGGATCAAACTCGGATATGCCCATAATGAAGCAGGCTGCAGAAATATTGGATTTTTTCGATATAGGCTATGAAATAGACATCGTGTCTGCGCATCGAACTCCTCAAAAGCTGTTTCATTATGCCGCAAATGCTCACAAACGCGATATCCAGGTTATTATTGCCGGCGCCGGCGGTGCAGCTCATTTACCGGGCATGGTGGCTGCGATTTCTCCTTTACCGGTGATCGGAGTACCCATCAAGTCCTCAAACTCCATAGACGGCTGGGATTCAGTGCTATCCATTCTCCAGATGCCGAATGGAGTGCCGGTGGCGACGGTAGCCTTAAACGGAAGCAAGAATGCTGGAATTTTAGCGGCACAAATAGTTTCTGTAGGTAATCCTGAAATCAGAGAGAAAATAATCAATTACAAGAAATACCTTGAAAAACAAGTTATTGATGCAGCAAGTGCGATTGACAGATCAGGCAAAGACGGATTTTTCAATGGTGGAACACTTGTAATAGCTTCCAGACACAGCAAAGAAACTATCATTGCACCGCTTTGCGAAAGGGAGCCTGGGGTTCGGTGCATCGTGGCTGAAGATTCTATTGTAGTATCCGGACAAAAGACACTAGAAAATCCAAGGTAG